Proteins co-encoded in one Saprospira grandis genomic window:
- a CDS encoding caspase family protein: MKHTLLLSLFFLPFFLLAQEKGCTVGDCENGKGRFIFDNGDKYIGEFKESQMHGRGNYTFKNGNVYKGQFRANKRHGYGHFFHVNGEQYIGEYANNWREGEGTYKWANGESFSGIFKNNQIVGEGIYTYADGSTARVRWNNGQFETISTLVKEEPKTESKASDPFAENKLDPSDIKGLVLPALSNIPKGKKRLALVFGNSTYKHKPLKNPQSDALAMAEELQRSGFEVMLYTNAKQEDMKRAIRDFGQKLKEEGGVGLFFYTGHGLQADGRNYLVPVNADIRKAQDIEFESVDLGRVLVEMDYAGNELNIVILDACRDNPYKKEFKSSRNTHNGLASINSAPYNSFIAFSTSPGAVAKNNPKGEHSLYVEELLAQMRQSNIQLEDIFKRVRRNVRKASEGVQIPWELSSIEDDFYFKQGQ, encoded by the coding sequence ATGAAACACACACTACTTTTGAGCTTATTTTTTCTGCCTTTTTTCCTTTTGGCCCAAGAAAAAGGCTGTACCGTTGGCGATTGTGAGAACGGTAAAGGGCGTTTTATTTTTGACAATGGCGATAAGTACATTGGAGAATTTAAGGAGAGCCAGATGCATGGCCGGGGCAATTATACCTTTAAAAACGGCAATGTTTATAAGGGGCAATTTAGGGCCAATAAGCGGCATGGTTACGGACATTTTTTTCATGTAAATGGGGAGCAATACATTGGCGAATATGCCAATAATTGGCGAGAGGGAGAAGGGACCTACAAATGGGCCAATGGCGAGAGTTTTAGTGGTATTTTTAAGAACAACCAGATTGTTGGGGAGGGAATTTATACCTATGCCGATGGGTCTACCGCTAGAGTTCGCTGGAATAATGGGCAATTTGAGACGATTTCGACCTTAGTAAAAGAGGAGCCAAAAACCGAGAGCAAGGCCAGCGATCCTTTTGCAGAAAACAAGCTGGACCCCAGTGATATTAAGGGTTTGGTTTTGCCTGCTTTGAGCAATATCCCTAAGGGGAAGAAGCGTTTGGCTCTAGTTTTTGGCAACTCGACCTACAAGCATAAGCCTTTAAAAAACCCGCAGTCGGATGCTTTGGCGATGGCGGAGGAGCTGCAGCGTTCTGGATTTGAGGTCATGCTCTACACCAATGCCAAGCAGGAAGACATGAAGCGGGCGATTCGAGATTTTGGTCAAAAGCTCAAGGAAGAGGGCGGTGTTGGGCTATTTTTCTATACGGGCCATGGTTTGCAGGCCGATGGGCGCAACTATTTGGTGCCTGTGAATGCCGATATTCGCAAGGCCCAAGACATTGAATTTGAGTCGGTAGATTTGGGTCGTGTTTTGGTGGAAATGGACTATGCGGGCAATGAATTGAACATTGTCATTTTGGATGCTTGTCGAGACAACCCCTACAAAAAAGAGTTTAAATCCAGCCGCAACACCCACAACGGTTTGGCCTCTATCAACTCGGCCCCTTACAACTCCTTCATTGCCTTTTCGACCTCTCCGGGGGCGGTGGCCAAAAACAACCCCAAGGGGGAGCACAGCCTTTATGTGGAGGAATTATTGGCGCAGATGCGGCAGTCCAATATTCAGTTAGAAGACATTTTCAAAAGGGTTCGCAGAAATGTTCGCAAGGCCTCTGAGGGCGTGCAAATTCCTTGGGAGCTCTCTTCTATTGAGGATGATTTTTATTTTAAGCAAGGGCAATAG
- a CDS encoding heavy metal translocating P-type ATPase: MSKYTTTSYLIEGMSCGACAQSAEKILSRQKELSRVSVNYASKKVQITAEQPPDLEQLNAALKKAGFQLLPSAPDQRAVARERAKKKQKQSFRQLLLASLFALPLFVVSMLMPPFAGDNYLMLFWASMILFGPGRQFFVKAWQQLKVGQSNMDTLVALGTGTAYVYSLVATFLPNWWSSQGLSPHVYFETAGLLQTFILLGRYLEGRAKAKASKALDALLDLQPPTVQIWQHEIWTEMPLAAAQAGDRLLIRPGEQIPLDATILEGESEVDEQLLTGESLPQHKLVGAPIWAGTLNQTGRLVVEAKKGADQSRLAQIIELVETAQSSKAPIQKLVDKISGIFVPVILVLALLTALIWFFFGPAPIWSHALNNMVAVLVIACPCALGLATPMAIMLGIGRGAKLGLLLKGAESLEAAQAIDAFVFDKTGSLTEGQMKLQAEEWRQSMAHYWPALYALEENSEHPLAKALLNLSERPSHLPKVDRFQARSGRGVLGQIAGQTYAVGNRQLLVEQGLDPKDLAHGPWQAWEAEGQSVLFFAVERQLIAAFAFSDVLRDGAKETVAALQARGIKTYMLSGDQKVVVDRLANELGIAHAQAELLPEDKINFIKELQAQGLRVAMLGDGLNDAPALAQADLGVSLNAGTGVALEAAEALLLKNEPWQLIQLLDLGQASMKILRQNLFWAFAYNLLGIPIAAGLLYPFTGYLLDPMLAGAAMAFSSVSVVLNSLRLLSWPISKMSA; the protein is encoded by the coding sequence ATGTCTAAATATACAACAACTTCTTACCTCATAGAGGGTATGTCCTGCGGGGCCTGTGCCCAAAGTGCAGAAAAAATTCTCTCTCGTCAAAAAGAACTCAGCCGAGTATCGGTCAATTATGCCAGCAAAAAGGTCCAAATTACCGCAGAGCAACCGCCAGATTTAGAGCAGCTCAATGCCGCCCTCAAAAAAGCAGGCTTTCAGTTGCTGCCCTCCGCTCCCGATCAAAGAGCAGTAGCCCGAGAACGGGCCAAAAAGAAACAAAAACAAAGTTTCCGCCAATTGCTCTTGGCCAGTTTGTTTGCCCTGCCTCTTTTTGTTGTCTCTATGCTGATGCCGCCTTTTGCAGGCGATAATTACCTCATGCTATTTTGGGCCTCCATGATTTTGTTTGGCCCCGGACGACAGTTTTTTGTCAAGGCTTGGCAACAACTGAAAGTAGGCCAATCTAATATGGATACTTTGGTGGCCCTAGGCACAGGAACGGCCTATGTATATAGTTTGGTCGCTACTTTTTTGCCCAATTGGTGGAGCAGCCAAGGCCTTAGCCCTCATGTTTATTTTGAAACAGCCGGCCTGCTGCAAACCTTTATCCTTTTGGGCCGCTATTTAGAAGGCCGAGCCAAGGCCAAAGCTTCTAAAGCCTTAGATGCCCTCTTAGATTTACAACCCCCTACGGTCCAAATTTGGCAGCATGAAATCTGGACCGAAATGCCCCTAGCCGCAGCCCAAGCCGGCGACCGCCTGCTCATCCGCCCTGGCGAACAAATTCCTCTAGATGCTACTATCCTCGAAGGCGAATCTGAGGTGGATGAACAGCTGTTGACTGGAGAATCTCTGCCCCAACACAAACTAGTCGGTGCCCCCATTTGGGCGGGCACACTCAACCAAACGGGCCGCTTGGTAGTAGAGGCCAAAAAAGGAGCCGACCAAAGCCGTTTGGCCCAAATTATTGAACTGGTCGAAACAGCCCAAAGCTCTAAGGCCCCCATTCAAAAATTGGTGGATAAGATTTCAGGGATTTTTGTGCCTGTTATTTTGGTTTTGGCCCTGCTTACCGCCTTAATTTGGTTCTTTTTTGGACCCGCACCTATCTGGAGCCATGCGCTAAATAATATGGTGGCTGTTTTGGTCATTGCTTGTCCCTGCGCCCTAGGATTAGCTACTCCTATGGCCATTATGCTAGGCATTGGCCGAGGGGCCAAGTTGGGTTTGCTGCTCAAAGGGGCCGAGAGTCTAGAAGCCGCCCAAGCTATCGATGCCTTTGTCTTTGATAAAACGGGTAGCCTTACCGAGGGCCAAATGAAACTCCAAGCAGAAGAATGGCGCCAATCTATGGCTCACTATTGGCCCGCCCTTTATGCTTTGGAAGAAAATTCAGAACATCCATTAGCCAAGGCTTTGCTAAACTTGAGCGAGCGCCCCAGCCATTTACCAAAGGTAGACCGCTTTCAGGCCCGCTCTGGCCGAGGCGTTTTGGGCCAGATTGCTGGACAAACTTATGCGGTGGGCAATCGCCAGTTATTAGTAGAGCAAGGGCTTGATCCTAAGGATTTAGCCCATGGACCCTGGCAAGCCTGGGAGGCCGAAGGCCAATCGGTCCTCTTTTTTGCCGTAGAACGGCAGCTCATTGCCGCCTTTGCCTTCTCCGATGTATTAAGAGATGGGGCCAAGGAAACGGTAGCGGCCCTACAAGCTCGTGGCATCAAGACCTATATGTTGAGTGGGGACCAAAAAGTGGTGGTGGACCGCCTAGCCAATGAGTTAGGCATTGCCCATGCCCAAGCGGAACTCTTACCTGAAGATAAAATCAATTTCATTAAGGAGCTGCAGGCTCAAGGACTAAGGGTGGCTATGCTCGGAGATGGCCTAAATGATGCCCCCGCTTTGGCCCAAGCCGATTTAGGAGTATCCCTAAATGCAGGAACAGGAGTGGCCCTAGAAGCTGCAGAAGCCTTGTTGCTCAAGAATGAACCCTGGCAGCTCATTCAACTACTCGATTTGGGCCAAGCCAGTATGAAAATTTTGCGACAGAATTTATTCTGGGCCTTTGCCTATAATTTGCTGGGGATACCTATTGCAGCGGGCTTACTTTATCCTTTTACGGGCTATTTGTTAGATCCTATGCTGGCCGGTGCCGCTATGGCTTTTAGTTCGGTTTCGGTAGTGCTCAATAGTTTGCGCCTGCTCTCTTGGCCCATTTCCAAAATGTCTGCCTAG